The Pseudonocardia broussonetiae DNA segment ACGGTGACCGCACGGTCACCGCGCTCGTAGGAACCCACGACGACGGCCTTCCACCGCCCGCCCGACTTCTGCTCGACGCCGTGCAGCGAGAGGCCCTGCTGCTGCCGGATGGCGCGGAGCTTCCCGCCGAGCGCCTTGGCGTAGTCGCCCATGCGGCGACCCCTTTCGTGACTGGCGCCGACCCTCGCGGGCCGGCGTCGGAGGAACTGAGGTTCTCGGGGAGTCGGCGCTCGGGAACGCCGAGGGTCGTCTCGGGTGGTGCCCCCCGCGGCCGCGGCCGCCCGAGAAACAGTCGATCAATACGGAGAGTAATCATGCGCTCGCCGCCGCCGTCTGGTCAAGTTGTCGGACCCGTCCCCGGCCCGTTACGCCCCGGTTCCACCCTAATGGCTGATCGACACGCCGCCGCCAGGGCTTTCGTCGGCGGGGTACCCGCCCCGCCACCGGTAGTTCGTGACCGGAGCGTGATCGACGTGTGACGCATGGGACTCCGGAGGGTGGCAAACGGGGTCGCATCCGGAGCAGGTGTGATGCTCCCGATGCCCGGGCGCTCGGAGGCGGGCCGTCCGGTGACCCGCTGGTACGGTCGCGACCACACCGTTCCTTTAAGGCCCGTCCCGTGAGGCGGGGAAGGAGAGTCACTCGTGGCGATCGATCGCCGCGGGGACGTCGCGGGCGCACCGGGTGACCGGGAGCTGCTGTCCGCCGCGGACGTCACCCGCACCGTCGCGCGCATCGCGCACCAGATCATCGAGAAGACGGCGGGCGACGACGGCGTCGTCCTCATCGGCATCCCCACCCGCGGCGCCGTGCTGGCGCGCCGCCTGGCCGCGGCCATCGGGGAGTTCTCCGGCACGGTCCCCGGCGTGGGTTCGGTCGACGCGACGCTCTACCGCGACGACCTGCGCCTGCGCCCGACCCGCGCCCTGGAGGACACCGACGTCCCCGAGGGCGGTCTCGACGGACGGCTCGTCGTGCTCGTCGACGACGTGCTGATGTCGGGCCGCACGGTCCGCGCCGCGCTCGACGCGCTGGCCGACCACGGCCGCCCGCGCGCGGTGCAGCTCGCGGTCCTCGTCGACCGCGGCCACCGCGAGCTCCCCATCCGCGCCGACTACGTCGGCAAGAACGTCCCCACCAGCCGGGAGGAGCAGATCCTGGTGCTGCTGACCGAGACCGACGACGTCGACGGGGTCCGGCTGCGCCGCGGCGCCGCCGGTGCCGACGACGCGCCGGGCGAGCCCGACCGGGAGGGTCCGGCGTGAGGCACCTGCTCTCGGTCGCCGACCTCGACGCCGCCGCGGCCACCGGCCTGCTCGACACCGCCGACCGCCTCAAGCAGGCCCTGCTGGGCCGCGAGGTCCGCAAGCTCCCCACGCTGCGCGGCCGCACCGTGATCACGATGTTCTACGAGAACTCGACGCGCACCCGGGTGTCGTTCGAGATCGCGGGCAAGTGGATGAGCGCCGACACGGTCAACGTGAGCGCGTCCGGCTCGTCGGTGTCGAAGGGGGA contains these protein-coding regions:
- the pyrR gene encoding bifunctional pyr operon transcriptional regulator/uracil phosphoribosyltransferase PyrR, with amino-acid sequence MAIDRRGDVAGAPGDRELLSAADVTRTVARIAHQIIEKTAGDDGVVLIGIPTRGAVLARRLAAAIGEFSGTVPGVGSVDATLYRDDLRLRPTRALEDTDVPEGGLDGRLVVLVDDVLMSGRTVRAALDALADHGRPRAVQLAVLVDRGHRELPIRADYVGKNVPTSREEQILVLLTETDDVDGVRLRRGAAGADDAPGEPDREGPA